The DNA window GTTAGTTGTCACCATGTCGGTGCCGTTCGGTGACGCGCACCTGAGAATTCCGCGGGGATTTGGTGCCATCCTAGAATGCCTGGCCCGGGAAATTCTACGGGACCAGCCTGGAGACATTCCCAAATATGCTGCCCTCTACTTCAAAAACCTCCTCAAGCAACGAGAAGGTGAAACAGCAAGCTTGGAATGTGTGCTTATTTGCTGCATCAACACAATTGACGGACTTACCTGTTGGTATGGCTCGCTTGCAGAAAGTGGCGTGGACCCATCTGAGTGGGCTGGCAGCCTGGAAGATAGATATGAGTTTAACCGTGCATTTCAGGTCAGTGAACGCCCCATGTTCTTCGACAAGTTATTTAcctgcttgtgtttttgcatCTACAGACTATTTCTGAGCAAGAGCCTGCGACAGAAGTTCCCATATCTAAGTGAGTTGGCTTTTTTAAAACTGTATCTGCACCAAGTGACGAATACGAGCTAGATGAATGGAATATTGCTTGTGTTTCAAATTTTGGGGGTAATAAGGGAAAATTTCGGGGGTAATAAGAGATAATTTTGGGTGTAATAAGGGATAATTTGGgggaaatgttttaaatgtaattctgccttttcatgttaaacaggaagctgctttgtgttgttcttttttcaaagaagtatatattcttgaacaaatcgttcaaaaaaacattttcccaaaaagtgtcccttattacccaGCTGTCCCTTATAACCCTGTTTTATGGTAcggtggtttgtacagataattAAAGAACAACAATTCTAAAAtctgaaattaaaatgtataaataaaacaatgaaatgatAGAACAGAGCTGGGGTTTTGAACAGTCATGTTCAATAATGGCTGTTTCTTAGTATTTTTCAAAGGTATTATCCAATATTATGGTAGTAATGCTTTGTGGCGGTATTTCATGTGCACATGCACAATTTACACTCTATATGTGTAAgacatttgtgttttgtgtctttgtttttttagagaTAAACCGCCTGACTCTTCAGCAGAGGATCAGTCAACACATACTGCTGAGGCCACACAAGTCTCAGCGCCGGCTTCTGATCAAGTTGATCTGACGGACAATGCTAAAAACGATGCTGTACCTCCATCTGAGCCCACTGATACAGGAGGAGAGACACAAGCTGGAGCATCAGAGGAAAAAGGGAATGCTGAAGCTGAAGAACCAGGAGAGGCTTTGGTGCAGTCTGATCTTGTTGGGGCGGACACTGACGTGGACGCTGAGACGGAAGCTGAGACTGAAGCTGAGACTGAAGCTGAGACGGAAGCTGAGACTGAAGCTGAGACAGAAGCTGAGACAGAAGCTGAGACGGAAGCTGAGACAGACGCTGAGGTGGAGGCAGATGTGGATGCTGAGACTGATACTAAGGTGAACGCTGAAGTAGGTGGTGAGGTGGATGCTGAAACTGAGGCTGAAGTGGATGCTAACGCGGACGCTGAGGCCGGAGCTGACGTAGAAGCTCATGTAGAAGCTGAGGCGGAAGCTGAGGCGGAAGCTGAGACGGAAGCTGAGGCGGAAGCTGAGGCGGAAGCTGAGGCGGAAGCTGAGGCGGAAACTGAGATGAAAGCTGAGGCTGAAGCTGAAACTGAGGCGGAAGCTGAGGCTGAAACTGAGGCTGAGGCTGAGGTAAAAGCTGAGATGGAAGCTGAGGTAGAAGCTTCAGAGCAGGAAAGACCAGAGGCAACCGCAGAGGAAGTCCAGGCTGATGATGGTAAAGAAGATGAGGTTGATAATTCACAGGCCGTTGATGAGGAGAACCCGCAAATCCAGTCTGAAGAAACCGAAGGAATCCAAGTTCAAAGCGAAACCCTCGATGAGGAGCAAGAAGCTGGAGATCAGGATGGAGGGACAACTGAAGAGGGCGGAGCAGGTTTGGAGGCCGCTAACGAGGAAGAGGAAGGCAATGTGGACAGCAGCAAAGGTTTGGTTGAGGTTGACTTTGAGGAGATCCCAGAGGCTCAGCAAAGTGATGACATGGAGCAGAAGCCAGAAGAAGACAAAGGTCCAGAAGAGGTTACAGAGATGGGGGGTCCTGAAGAGCAAGGCAACGATGAGCCTGGATTAGAGGGAGAGCAAGATGACCAGAACAAAGAGGAAACGAAAGGTACAATGGTGGCTTTGAAGAActggtggtgatgatgaaaaAATAGATAAGGTGCATGACGAACACCTCCACTGTCATTCCAGACGAGGCGGTTGCTGAGCACCCAGAGGAGGCGGGGCCAGAGGATGCGACAGAAGCTGATGATCAACAAGGGGATTAGGTATTGTGTAATACAAGTTTCACACTAACAGCTCAGGGGCCAGTGTTACCCACAGGACTACAATCTATTTGCGGTGgtggtgggttggggggggatTCATTTTCGGCAAACTTGCATAATAATCATGATGTATTTTCAAAAGGTGAGTAAAAATCATGAGGGGCAAAGCTATGTtgacaacactgatccctcctgctacgtttTCTTATTCTCCATCCAACCAGGTGTGTACTATAATGTGGTTATGAGCGTGGGCGAACACATGTATACATCTATTTGTGGtgaatttatattaaaaaatgtaaactctgGTAGGACagtcaacattttaaagtgtgcGTGGCAGtagctggatgctgaccactcatgcaaaataaaatctacatcaggaggttgcctccAGCCACAGCTGTGAAAGTTTTTCTTTACGTGACGCTTATTAGAGATGCCATCGGTTATTTACTTTTGTATATCACACCCTCCATAGTAACTATAGCAACTATAGTAGAATGAGGCGTGTTTACTATTTGTTAATACATTGACTTTTATCTCCTCAAAGACATATACTGTCATATACTACATTACTCACTGTctcattttttacattgaaatataaatgtttCGTATTCCAACGTTCTACAGTACAGGTGATACGTTATGATAAAAAAGCAACATAAAACAGATCTTATGGTATCTGTGTTTAAAGGTGAGCACCAGCAGAAGGAAGATGAAGGCACAATTACTTCTTAACAACAGTCATTTATCAGTGCTTTGAGAGAGGGCTGTTTCAATAACTTGGTGCATGGGAGCCGACGGGGTAATTAAATGAGACACTCAGTTATGCATTACATTAATTACAAATAACATTTCTCCGAGGGTGGGCTAGCTGGTGTAATCAATTATGTATGCCTTTTAAATGATGTGTGATGTAACATAATAGGATTACAATAGCATTACTGGCTAGCAATTTCATCTGATGCAATAGTTATGTCTAAAGTGTGGGACATTACATGATGTAGCGACACCAACAACCTCCTGAATTTCAACGTTGTATGCCCCATGCTGTTCTCCTCTTCTCCTTCCACTTTCTCCTTTGGTTTCATCGTCTTGCGGGTCATGTGATTACAGAGTGCCAGCCTGGCTGTTGGCAGCTGCCCTGCTGGCCTCAGGACGTCCTTGATGTCCTCGTTCTCCTCTCAGGGCTGATTGCGTTCCTCCACAACATCATGGGGCATTACACGTGTGCTTTGATTTGGACAGATATGTGCTGTTGGTGGTGACCGCTCAAGAGGTCAGTGCACTCGCACTGATAATTTGTCATCTCTGTTTCTCCTTGTTTTATATTTGCAAACATTCGGTGTGTATTGACAGCAGTGATGGGTACATAAAGTTTACATACGTGAGTAACAATGGTGTGCAATTTGGCCCTCAAACATGctgggttccctctcatcattgtcggagtcagtctAGTTGTCAGGTGGCTGTTCAGGCTTTATATATGGTAATTCATATTATTATGGATTTGTAGTGACTGACTGCAGAGGCAGATATTTGTTGATTTTAATGATAATCTAATGATTATACAACTTTGAGAATATACGTATACAATGATGTACAAAAGTGCTGTTTCTAatctgtttgcatgtttgtcacacttgaatGATTTgggtcatcaaacaaatttaaatattaatcaatttGTTATAAAGGGGGAGAAATCCTAACCTAACCAGTTTTTCCAGAAAAGgccttgatgatccccaaaacCTGTGGGGAAATACTAGGGATGAGCCAGATAATGCATTCTGGCGcatacgagtatgaaacaagaacatttaatcattatccgtattcgtgtttaaagaaaatgctcattatatattcactcttcacgctctgtgattggccagttgcacacagcgaccgcctctccTTAGACTGCAAGCCACTGGGCAGCTCAGTCGTGtcgtgtgttgtcattgactactaTTTCAATTTGGTTGATGCAAAAAAAGGgacaacactttttcacaccactgtatatgctAGCTTGTGTTCCAAAGCATTCCCGAGCACAGCCCATAGGTGGCGCCACAAATAGACTGTGCAGGTGACACCCAAGTGTTCAGTGAGCATCCATGTCAGCTTTAAACCACATCCGTCTGCTGTCTGTCCACATTTAAAGATGCCATTTGAGGTCCCCGACTCTGCCTTGTGCTCATAAAACCATAATTCTGTTACTTCCACATATCCTCCAGTGGATGGATTCGGCACCTCCACCGCCGCCCCCGCAGACAGAAACTTGATTGAGTCGTCTATCATCACCCAAAATTTTAGCCTGTCTGATGTGCCTGGACTGGCGTGTCTTAGAAAACGCGGACAGTGGTGGAAAGAGTTGCTGAGaaggttgccatggtaacgctTCACTACTCAATCCTGCGTTCATGGAATTAATAGGAGATGGTGATGTTGATTGTTGCTAGGCATGACTTTAATGGCGGCGACAAGCCAGCATGTTGCGGACGCTGCTCTGTAACTGCTGCACTATTCATACCTCACAATTTCCACTTTCGATGAGCGTAAACTCAATTGAAAAGTGACTCTGATGTCTCCAAATGAGCAAAGTGAAGAAGCCATCAGAATGAGGATTAGTTAACGTGTCATGGGAGCGGAGGGAGAATGACTGCCAGAGTTGGAACTAAGATTAATGGCTGCTTTCTCCTCTCTGCCCCTGCGTCCTGTCTCTGAGGCTGGCAACGGTGTGTGGGCGGCCTCGCCAGCTGGGATCACAGGGATGGAGAAAAGCCTGCTTGCTCACGCTGcctttaatacatttataacgccGCCCAGTGAGCGATGCTTCCGCCGGTTTTATTCTCACATTACTACAGTTGTTGGAATTGGAAGTCAGCAGATATTATACCATGTTCATTCCAGCATTGTGATGTGTTCTCTCATTTGTTGGCGTTTTTCTGCGGTTTGTGCATGATGGGCAATGTTCCCCACAGGACAGGAAAGGGTAAAACTGTGGCTCAAGAAATGGCGGCTTTATCTTGTGTTTTTAAACCTTATGAACAACAGAACATGCACACCACCGGAACTGTAGTTCTTCTAGCCATATCACTGTATAGGTTGCACAGTTCGAAGCGTGAGAAGTACAGACTTATGGGCGCCACACACGGGAGGCGACATCCCCTCGACTcgattcattttcaatggaagcTGTGCAACGGGGCGATTATCGCATGTCACCATCCAGCCAAGCAACACGCAACATTTGTGCATGTCAAAGTTTGTGCTCACGCATGTCATGCGATGCGTGTTCAGAAATGTTCAACTTGTCATCACTGTCATCCGGACGAGGGCCAATCAGAGTTTCATTGATTGACCAACGAGCGGACATGAAGCTAATCAGCGATACTTGCTGTGTCAGATCTTCCAGAGCTATTTGATATTTCTAAAAAAAGAAGATAGAGATATTAAGAAAAATGCAGTGGCTTGGGAGCTCTTTGGCACCAGAGTAAacttacactaccgctcaaaagtttgggatcacttgcaaatttctttgttttccaaagaaaaacacattttcatgcatttcacaaacatttttatccatttcacaaacaattaaaatgaatcatatgattttcaaagaacatttttgcatagaggcctactatcaacaactgccggtcctctgcatcaatctcctggtatggctgctaatccaagttcatcattttataaggctaatagatgattagaaaagccatctaaaaatct is part of the Doryrhamphus excisus isolate RoL2022-K1 chromosome 8, RoL_Dexc_1.0, whole genome shotgun sequence genome and encodes:
- the spa17 gene encoding sperm surface protein Sp17 — its product is MSVPFGDAHLRIPRGFGAILECLAREILRDQPGDIPKYAALYFKNLLKQREESGVDPSEWAGSLEDRYEFNRAFQTISEQEPATEVPISKDKPPDSSAEDQSTHTAEATQVSAPASDQVDLTDNAKNDAVPPSEPTDTGGETQAGASEEKGNAEAEEPGEALVQSDLVGADTDVDAETEAETEAETEAETEAETEAETEAETEAETEAETDAEVEADVDAETDTKVNAEVGGEVDAETEAEVDANADAEAGADVEAHVEAEAEAEAEAETEAEAEAEAEAEAEAEAETEMKAEAEAETEAEAEAETEAEAEVKAEMEAEVEASEQERPEATAEEVQADDGKEDEVDNSQAVDEENPQIQSEETEGIQVQSETLDEEQEAGDQDGGTTEEGGAGLEAANEEEEGNVDSSKGLVEVDFEEIPEAQQSDDMEQKPEEDKGPEEVTEMGGPEEQGNDEPGLEGEQDDQNKEETKDEAVAEHPEEAGPEDATEADDQQGDYYLKSEVADMDCRNEERSRPQEEEDIMDIPLDDPEANRAAAKIQAGFRGHMTRKKMKPEDKAEAEELRESAASALQKAADAAGGAQQRETNLLYIQVFHE